From a region of the Thermomonas sp. HDW16 genome:
- the gltB gene encoding glutamate synthase large subunit, whose product MTECDQSCPDSMGLYDPRDERDSCGFGLIAQLDDRASRATVEAALEALARMTHRGGVAADGLSGDGCGLLIKQPDAFLRTLADEAGFVLGSQFAAGLVFLPQDETEAARCRDMLRKALVEVQLSVAGWRKLPVDAEACGVTARANMPRIEQVFVTTPGDGDAPTPEAFRHKLYLARRRATQRLQDVPAFYIVSLSADSIGYKGMVLPSRLPQLYPDLQRADLASSVVVFHQRFSTNTSSRWSLAQPFRMLAHNGEINTIAGNRAWAQARAHVWRSEQLDPREFDPVIEVDGSDSQSLDAMLDLLEAGGMDALKAMRILVPPATQSLEYKDADLAAFYEYYALNSEPWDGPAGIVLFDGRYAACTLDRNGLRPARWQLTRDRHFLIASEAGVWDVPSAQIVRKGKLGPGQMIAADLRDGRLLESDAIDAINRARAPYKRWLRQGMTYLHSELIDPGLTDAPFDHATLAGFQKLFQLTREEREKVLRPLAETEQEAIGSMGDDVPMATLSQQVRPLYDRFRQAFAQVTNPPIDPLREDCVMSLATQLGREGNVFADSAETVHHVHLNSPVLSQRKLRQLLAMPPYDTAYRYLELGFDADIGLRAAIEQLCAQAEAAARDGVLLLILSDRRPRRGQLMLHALLATGAVHQHLVRTGLRCAANLIVETGTARDPHHFACLIGYGATAVYPYLAYQTLHDLGVRGILKTKHGEVAQIGRSYRRGVRKGLLKIISKMGISTIGSYRGGRLFEIIGLDREVTELCFAGTPSRIGGAGFAELQAEAEHLAKIGWDNNALPEIGGLLQFTPDGEYHQFNPEVVQALQRAVMTGTREDWTRYADAVNTRPPAALRDLLSLVTTKSNAIPIDEVEPVEAIVRRFDTAAMSLGALSPEAHEALAIAMNRLGGRSNSGEGGEDPARYRSDKVSKIKQIASGRFGVTPEYLVNAEVLQIKMAQGAKPGEGGQLPGHKVNALIAKLRYARPGIGLISPPPHHDIYSIEDLAQLIFDLKQVNPEALVSVKLVSHAGVGTIATGVAKAGADLITISGHDGGTGASPISSIRYAGTPWELGLSEARQGLLANGLRERVIVQADGGLKTGLDVIKAALLGAESFGFGTAPMIALGCKYLRICHLNNCATGIATQDDRLRADHFTGLPDRVENFFRGLAEEVRGYLAQLGARTLGELVGRTDLLQQRDAQATTGERIDLSLLLAGDGLVHGGHCGTPQLTASTDGLTAQLDADLDLVLTNALGGSFAYPIRNTDRSIGARLSGRIARLHGDHGMREAPIDLHFTGTAGQSFGGFLASGLRLTLEGEANDYVGKGMAGGRIVIRPARDAQFVACDTPILGNTCLYGATGGELYASGHAGERFAVRNSGAIAVVEGVGDHCCEYMTGGVVAVLGRTGLNFGAGFTGGMAYVLDLDRDFVDRYNHELIDILRINHEGFEAHRSHLTDLLETHVALTGSVFAQRVLDDFRDFLGKFWLVKPKAASLESLADDLRRAA is encoded by the coding sequence ATGACGGAGTGCGACCAATCCTGTCCTGATTCAATGGGCCTGTACGACCCTCGCGATGAGCGGGACAGCTGCGGCTTCGGCCTGATCGCGCAGCTGGACGACCGTGCCAGCCGCGCCACGGTGGAGGCCGCGCTGGAAGCGCTTGCACGCATGACCCATCGCGGCGGCGTGGCGGCGGACGGATTGAGCGGCGATGGCTGCGGCCTGCTGATCAAGCAACCGGATGCCTTCCTGCGCACGCTGGCCGATGAGGCGGGCTTCGTACTGGGTTCGCAATTCGCCGCCGGGCTGGTGTTCCTGCCACAGGACGAAACCGAGGCCGCCCGCTGTCGCGACATGTTGCGCAAGGCCCTGGTCGAGGTGCAGCTCAGCGTCGCCGGCTGGCGCAAGTTGCCGGTGGATGCCGAGGCCTGCGGCGTCACCGCGCGCGCCAATATGCCGCGCATCGAGCAGGTATTCGTGACCACGCCGGGCGATGGCGACGCGCCCACACCGGAGGCCTTCCGCCACAAGCTCTATCTCGCCCGTCGCCGCGCGACGCAACGCCTGCAGGACGTCCCGGCGTTCTACATCGTCAGCCTGTCGGCGGACAGCATCGGCTACAAGGGCATGGTGCTGCCCTCGCGACTGCCGCAGCTGTACCCGGATCTGCAGCGCGCGGATCTTGCCAGCAGCGTGGTGGTGTTCCACCAGCGCTTCTCCACCAACACATCGTCGCGCTGGTCGCTGGCGCAGCCGTTCCGCATGCTGGCCCACAACGGCGAGATCAATACCATCGCCGGCAATCGCGCCTGGGCGCAGGCGCGCGCGCATGTGTGGCGCAGCGAGCAGCTCGATCCGCGCGAATTCGATCCGGTGATCGAGGTCGACGGCTCCGATTCGCAATCCCTCGATGCGATGCTCGACCTGCTCGAAGCCGGCGGCATGGATGCATTGAAAGCAATGCGCATCCTGGTGCCACCGGCCACGCAATCGCTGGAATACAAGGATGCGGACCTCGCCGCGTTCTACGAGTACTACGCGCTCAACAGCGAGCCCTGGGACGGGCCGGCCGGCATCGTGCTGTTCGACGGCCGCTATGCCGCCTGCACGCTGGATCGCAACGGCCTGCGCCCGGCGCGCTGGCAACTCACCCGCGACCGGCATTTCCTGATCGCCTCGGAAGCCGGCGTCTGGGACGTGCCCTCGGCGCAGATCGTGCGCAAGGGCAAGCTGGGGCCCGGGCAGATGATCGCCGCCGATCTGCGCGATGGACGCCTGCTGGAAAGCGACGCCATCGACGCGATCAACCGCGCGCGCGCGCCGTACAAGCGCTGGCTGCGACAGGGCATGACGTACCTGCACAGCGAACTGATCGATCCCGGCCTGACCGATGCGCCGTTCGACCATGCGACGCTGGCTGGCTTCCAAAAACTGTTCCAGCTGACCCGCGAGGAACGCGAGAAAGTGCTGCGCCCGCTCGCCGAAACCGAGCAGGAAGCGATCGGCTCGATGGGCGACGACGTGCCGATGGCGACGCTGTCGCAACAGGTGCGCCCGCTGTACGACCGCTTCCGCCAGGCCTTCGCGCAGGTCACCAATCCGCCGATCGATCCGCTGCGCGAAGACTGTGTGATGTCGCTGGCCACGCAGCTCGGCCGCGAGGGCAACGTCTTCGCCGACAGTGCGGAGACCGTGCACCACGTGCACCTCAATTCGCCGGTGCTGAGCCAACGCAAGCTGCGCCAGCTGCTGGCGATGCCACCCTACGACACCGCGTATCGCTATCTGGAGCTCGGTTTCGATGCCGATATCGGCCTGCGTGCCGCGATCGAACAACTCTGCGCACAAGCCGAAGCCGCCGCGCGCGATGGCGTGTTGTTGCTGATCCTGTCCGACCGTCGGCCGCGTCGCGGGCAACTGATGCTGCATGCCCTGCTCGCCACCGGCGCGGTGCACCAACACCTGGTGCGCACCGGCCTGCGCTGCGCGGCGAACCTGATCGTGGAAACCGGCACCGCGCGCGACCCACATCACTTCGCCTGCCTGATCGGCTATGGCGCCACCGCGGTGTATCCGTATCTCGCCTATCAAACGCTGCACGATCTCGGCGTGCGCGGCATCCTCAAGACCAAGCACGGCGAAGTCGCGCAGATCGGTCGCAGCTACCGGCGCGGCGTGCGCAAGGGCTTGCTCAAGATCATTTCGAAGATGGGCATCAGCACCATCGGCAGCTACCGCGGCGGACGCCTGTTCGAAATCATCGGGCTGGATCGCGAAGTGACGGAGCTGTGTTTCGCCGGTACGCCATCGCGGATCGGTGGTGCCGGTTTCGCCGAATTGCAGGCCGAAGCGGAGCATCTGGCGAAGATCGGCTGGGACAACAATGCGCTACCGGAAATCGGCGGCCTGCTGCAGTTCACGCCGGATGGCGAATACCACCAGTTCAACCCCGAGGTGGTGCAGGCGCTGCAGCGCGCGGTCATGACCGGCACGCGCGAAGACTGGACGCGCTATGCCGATGCGGTTAACACGCGACCGCCGGCAGCGTTGCGCGATCTGCTATCGCTCGTCACGACCAAGTCGAACGCGATCCCGATCGATGAGGTCGAACCGGTCGAAGCGATCGTGCGTCGTTTCGATACCGCGGCGATGTCGCTCGGCGCGTTGTCGCCGGAAGCGCATGAAGCGCTGGCCATCGCGATGAACAGGCTTGGCGGGCGCAGCAATTCCGGTGAAGGCGGCGAGGATCCGGCGCGCTATCGCAGCGACAAGGTATCGAAGATCAAGCAGATCGCGTCGGGCCGTTTCGGCGTCACCCCCGAGTACCTGGTCAATGCCGAAGTCCTGCAGATCAAGATGGCGCAGGGCGCCAAGCCCGGTGAAGGCGGCCAGCTGCCCGGCCACAAGGTCAATGCGTTGATCGCCAAGCTGCGTTACGCGCGCCCGGGTATCGGCCTGATCTCGCCACCGCCGCACCACGACATCTATTCGATCGAGGACCTCGCGCAGCTGATCTTCGATTTGAAGCAAGTGAATCCCGAAGCATTGGTTTCGGTGAAGCTGGTTTCGCATGCGGGTGTCGGCACGATTGCCACCGGCGTGGCCAAAGCCGGCGCGGACCTCATCACCATTTCCGGCCACGACGGCGGCACCGGTGCCAGCCCGATTTCTTCCATTCGCTATGCCGGCACGCCCTGGGAACTCGGCTTGTCCGAAGCGCGACAAGGGTTGCTGGCCAATGGGCTGCGCGAACGAGTGATCGTGCAGGCCGATGGTGGGCTCAAGACCGGCCTGGACGTGATCAAGGCGGCGCTGCTGGGCGCCGAGAGTTTCGGCTTCGGCACCGCACCGATGATCGCGCTTGGCTGCAAATACTTGCGTATCTGCCACCTCAACAACTGCGCCACCGGCATCGCCACGCAGGATGACCGCCTGCGCGCCGACCATTTCACCGGCCTGCCGGACCGCGTGGAGAATTTCTTCCGCGGACTGGCGGAAGAAGTGCGCGGCTACCTGGCCCAACTCGGTGCACGCACATTGGGTGAACTGGTTGGCCGCACCGATCTGCTGCAACAACGCGATGCACAAGCCACCACCGGCGAACGCATCGACCTGTCGCTGTTGCTCGCGGGCGATGGCCTGGTGCATGGCGGTCATTGCGGCACGCCGCAACTCACCGCATCGACCGATGGCCTCACTGCGCAACTCGATGCCGACCTCGACTTGGTGCTGACCAACGCACTCGGCGGCAGCTTCGCCTATCCGATCCGCAACACCGACCGCAGCATCGGCGCGCGCCTGTCCGGCCGCATCGCCCGTTTGCACGGCGACCACGGCATGCGCGAAGCACCGATCGACCTGCATTTCACCGGCACCGCCGGGCAGAGCTTCGGCGGTTTCCTCGCCAGTGGTTTGCGGCTCACGCTGGAAGGCGAGGCCAACGATTACGTCGGAAAGGGCATGGCCGGTGGCCGCATCGTGATCCGCCCGGCGCGCGATGCGCAATTCGTCGCCTGCGACACGCCGATCCTCGGCAACACCTGCTTGTACGGCGCCACCGGCGGCGAACTGTATGCCTCCGGCCATGCCGGCGAACGCTTCGCGGTGCGCAATTCCGGCGCCATCGCGGTGGTGGAAGGGGTGGGCGACCATTGCTGCGAATACATGACCGGCGGCGTGGTCGCGGTGCTCGGCCGCACCGGCCTGAACTTCGGTGCCGGCTTCACTGGCGGCATGGCTTACGTGCTCGACCTCGACCGCGATTTCGTCGACCGCTACAACCACGAACTGATCGACATCCTGCGCATTAACCACGAAGGTTTCGAAGCGCACCGCTCGCACCTCACCGACCTGCTGGAAACCCATGTCGCGCTGACCGGCAGCGTGTTCGCGCAACGCGTGCTCGACGACTTCCGCGATTTCCTCGGCAAGTTCTGGCTGGTCAAGCCGAAGGCCGCCAGCCTGGAATCGCTGGCCGACGACCTGAGGCGCGCCGCATGA
- a CDS encoding FAD-dependent oxidoreductase → MTKKAIFDFLDRERAMPARIPLQLRRDGDWGELYGRFGEDEAKHQAGRCLDCGNPYCSWGCPLHNRIPQWLELAREGRVLEAAALCHETNPLPEICGRVCPQDRLCEGSCTLNDGFGAVTIGAVEKYIVDAALAQGWTPDLSQAPSTGKRVAIVGAGPAGLACADRLARAGIEATVFDRYEKIGGLLQFGIPTFKLERTVLYQRHEVLIGMGVQFKLGVEIGRDVSMQSLLDDFDAVFLGIGSYRYTDGRLPGQELANVLPALPFLVQNGRIVIGDDTEGRAIAGWEDQIALPDLKDKRVVVLGGGDTGMDCVRSAIRLGAASVQCVYRRDEANMPGSAREVANAREEGVEFLFNRQPLALLGDNAVHAVRVAETRLGEPDARGRRNAEVVPGSESELDADVVIIAFGFQPEPPAWLAAHGIDAEANGRIKAAPKPRGCAKPAGGALPYQTSNPKVFAGGDGVRGADLVVTAVQEGRDAAAGIARLLLG, encoded by the coding sequence ATGACGAAGAAAGCGATCTTCGATTTCCTCGACCGCGAACGTGCGATGCCCGCGCGCATCCCGCTGCAGCTGCGCCGCGATGGCGACTGGGGCGAGCTGTACGGGCGCTTCGGCGAAGACGAGGCCAAACACCAGGCCGGGCGTTGCCTGGATTGCGGCAACCCGTATTGCAGCTGGGGTTGTCCGCTGCACAACCGCATCCCGCAATGGCTGGAACTGGCACGCGAGGGCCGCGTGCTGGAAGCGGCGGCGCTCTGCCACGAAACCAATCCGCTGCCGGAAATCTGCGGCCGCGTCTGCCCGCAGGATCGTTTGTGCGAGGGCAGCTGCACGCTCAACGACGGTTTCGGCGCGGTGACCATCGGCGCGGTGGAGAAATACATCGTCGATGCCGCACTCGCACAAGGCTGGACGCCGGATCTTTCGCAGGCGCCGAGCACCGGCAAGCGTGTCGCCATCGTTGGCGCGGGACCGGCCGGGCTTGCCTGCGCGGATCGCCTCGCGCGCGCCGGCATCGAAGCCACCGTGTTCGACCGTTACGAAAAAATCGGTGGCCTGCTGCAGTTCGGCATCCCCACCTTCAAGCTGGAACGCACGGTCCTCTACCAGCGCCATGAAGTGCTGATCGGCATGGGCGTGCAGTTCAAGCTGGGTGTGGAAATCGGCCGCGATGTGTCGATGCAATCCCTGCTCGACGACTTCGATGCGGTGTTCCTCGGCATCGGCAGCTATCGCTACACCGATGGCCGCCTGCCCGGACAGGAGTTGGCGAACGTGCTGCCGGCGCTGCCCTTCCTGGTGCAAAACGGCCGCATCGTGATCGGCGACGACACGGAAGGCCGCGCGATCGCCGGCTGGGAAGACCAGATCGCGTTGCCCGACCTGAAGGACAAGCGCGTGGTGGTGCTCGGCGGCGGCGACACCGGCATGGACTGCGTGCGCAGCGCGATCCGCCTGGGTGCAGCCAGCGTGCAGTGCGTCTATCGCCGCGACGAAGCCAACATGCCCGGTTCCGCGCGCGAAGTGGCGAATGCGCGCGAGGAAGGCGTGGAGTTCCTGTTCAATCGCCAGCCGCTGGCATTGCTCGGCGACAATGCCGTGCATGCGGTACGCGTCGCCGAAACGCGCTTGGGCGAACCCGATGCACGCGGTCGTCGCAATGCAGAAGTTGTCCCCGGCAGCGAATCCGAACTCGACGCCGACGTGGTGATCATCGCCTTCGGCTTCCAGCCGGAACCGCCGGCATGGCTCGCGGCGCATGGCATCGATGCCGAGGCCAATGGCCGCATCAAAGCCGCACCGAAGCCGCGTGGCTGCGCGAAGCCTGCGGGCGGTGCGCTGCCGTACCAGACCAGCAACCCGAAGGTGTTCGCCGGCGGCGATGGCGTGCGCGGCGCGGATCTTGTGGTGACTGCGGTGCAGGAAGGGCGGGATGCGGCGGCGGGGATTGCGAGGCTGTTGCTGGGTTGA
- a CDS encoding alpha/beta hydrolase, whose translation MKSTCLALAIACLLCAPPAARADAADEPFVFKSTAGQATDAIRGSFQVPENRADPGSRMLTLRYVRFPSTSSKPGAPIIYLSGGPGGSGIETAKRERFPLFMAMRQFGDVIALDQRGTGASDDTPVCEPKAAPSDSQLMTDEAYAAAYRAAALECAAFWKAKGVDLRGYTTVESARDLDALRQHLGADKISLWGISYGTHLALAAIKSMDDRLDRVVLASAEGLDQTVKLPAGTDAYFDRLQAAVDNDPRAKAEYPDIKALIARVHQKLQDKPVMLHLKGPDGADADVLLQRRTLQMIEAGPIADPQGAILMLGIYRAADAGDYQPLAGLMQRFSAPGEPLTMRAMPLAMDVASGIGDDLLAVVETQAKTALLGDFLNFPMPQLRGVFPALDLGDAFRKAPVSRVPTLLLMGTLDGRIYPDSQLEAVAGLDRLQAITVVNAGHNLFMTSPEITAAIERFMRGEPMKSAQIVIPSPDFTPALAPTITAPKP comes from the coding sequence ATGAAATCCACCTGCCTTGCACTCGCCATCGCTTGCCTGTTGTGTGCTCCGCCTGCGGCACGCGCCGATGCCGCCGATGAGCCTTTCGTCTTCAAGAGCACGGCCGGCCAGGCCACCGATGCCATCCGCGGTTCGTTCCAGGTGCCGGAGAACCGTGCCGATCCCGGCAGCCGCATGCTGACCCTGCGCTACGTCCGCTTCCCCAGCACCTCGTCGAAGCCGGGAGCCCCGATCATCTACCTGAGCGGCGGCCCCGGCGGTTCCGGCATCGAGACCGCGAAGCGCGAGCGCTTCCCGCTGTTCATGGCCATGCGCCAGTTCGGCGACGTCATCGCCCTGGACCAGCGCGGCACCGGCGCGTCGGACGACACCCCGGTCTGCGAACCGAAGGCCGCGCCGTCGGACTCGCAGCTGATGACGGATGAGGCGTACGCAGCCGCGTACCGTGCCGCCGCCCTTGAATGCGCGGCGTTCTGGAAAGCCAAGGGCGTCGACCTGCGTGGCTACACCACCGTCGAGAGCGCCCGCGACCTCGATGCGCTGCGCCAGCACCTGGGCGCCGACAAGATCAGCTTGTGGGGCATCTCGTATGGCACGCACCTGGCACTCGCCGCGATCAAGTCTATGGATGACCGGCTGGATCGGGTCGTGCTGGCGAGCGCGGAGGGGCTGGACCAGACCGTCAAGCTGCCCGCCGGCACCGATGCCTACTTCGATCGCCTGCAGGCCGCGGTGGACAACGACCCGCGCGCGAAAGCCGAGTATCCCGACATCAAGGCACTGATCGCCCGCGTCCACCAGAAACTGCAGGACAAGCCGGTCATGCTGCACCTCAAGGGTCCGGATGGCGCGGACGCCGACGTGCTGCTGCAGCGTCGCACCCTGCAGATGATCGAAGCGGGGCCCATCGCCGACCCGCAGGGCGCGATCCTGATGCTCGGGATCTATCGCGCCGCCGATGCCGGCGACTACCAGCCGCTGGCGGGACTCATGCAACGTTTCTCCGCGCCCGGCGAGCCATTGACGATGCGGGCCATGCCGCTGGCCATGGATGTCGCCTCCGGCATCGGCGACGACCTCCTGGCCGTGGTCGAAACACAGGCGAAAACCGCGCTGCTGGGCGATTTCCTCAATTTCCCGATGCCGCAACTGCGAGGGGTGTTCCCCGCTCTCGACCTCGGCGACGCGTTCCGCAAGGCGCCGGTCAGCCGCGTGCCCACCCTGCTGCTCATGGGCACGCTGGATGGCCGCATCTATCCGGACAGCCAGCTTGAAGCCGTCGCCGGCCTGGATCGGTTGCAGGCGATCACGGTCGTCAATGCCGGGCACAACCTGTTCATGACCTCGCCCGAGATCACCGCCGCGATCGAACGCTTCATGCGCGGCGAACCGATGAAGTCCGCGCAGATCGTCATCCCGTCGCCGGACTTCACGCCGGCGCTGGCGCCCACCATCACCGCACCAAAGCCCTGA
- a CDS encoding LytTR family DNA-binding domain-containing protein, with product MRALLRFTSLLLPFLFLLPIRPAEAQPQALQWIDMAHVVTCPAKAGDTTPPDFSDAGCRRTSFQAVDTQHASLWLKASITIPPAMLDQTAPLALFVSGKAASSAWVNGQRIGGNGRPGIDAGSETPGRMDAVIPIPRGVLRAGTNEIVLELSGHHGFIRLANPLHLLAIGVHADPADLILRSYWPSLITAGVFLLGFLYFGIGAMRGRDRTGSFVLSLMSLFAVGQLLAEVSRGLFAYRYPLHDLRLVMIVMCSLGFGLCLAVHVIRRFRSPRPVRTFAVVAVPTLAAVLLVDSYDTKAMVALLGPVLLCAIGTGLRSWRREPGALAYFVSLVAFALLSFFFGGWFLDALFFYFVAALLLFLFAQQASVLAREQQLRIALSSRAQQLQAALDQAQARSQPPAQPQKIRIIDTGKIELVPVDQVTHCNGAGDYVELNFADGGKRLHSGSLNELEAELPPAFIRVHRSHIVNTAFVESLQRDPSGVGRLRITTGESVPVSRRIMPAVRRAIGSAEASAG from the coding sequence ATGCGCGCACTCCTTCGTTTCACCTCCCTGCTGCTTCCTTTCCTGTTCCTGTTGCCCATCCGCCCGGCAGAGGCACAGCCGCAGGCATTGCAGTGGATCGACATGGCGCATGTGGTGACCTGTCCGGCCAAGGCCGGCGACACCACGCCGCCCGATTTCTCCGATGCCGGCTGCCGCCGCACCTCCTTCCAGGCGGTCGACACGCAACACGCCTCGTTGTGGCTCAAGGCTTCCATCACGATCCCGCCCGCCATGCTGGATCAGACCGCGCCGCTGGCGTTGTTCGTGTCGGGCAAGGCCGCCAGCAGCGCCTGGGTCAACGGCCAGCGGATCGGGGGCAATGGCCGGCCGGGCATCGATGCCGGTAGCGAAACACCAGGGCGGATGGATGCCGTCATCCCGATTCCGCGCGGCGTGCTCAGGGCCGGCACCAACGAGATCGTGCTGGAGCTGTCCGGGCACCACGGATTCATCCGCCTGGCCAATCCGCTGCACCTGCTGGCGATCGGGGTCCATGCCGATCCGGCGGACCTGATCCTGCGTAGTTACTGGCCATCGCTGATCACCGCCGGCGTTTTCCTGCTCGGCTTCCTGTACTTCGGTATCGGTGCGATGCGCGGGCGCGACAGGACGGGGTCATTCGTGCTCTCGCTGATGTCCTTGTTCGCCGTCGGGCAACTGCTTGCGGAGGTGTCGCGCGGACTGTTCGCCTATCGCTATCCGCTGCACGACCTGCGGCTGGTCATGATCGTCATGTGTTCGCTCGGCTTCGGGTTGTGTCTGGCAGTGCATGTGATCCGCAGGTTCAGGTCCCCACGTCCCGTGCGGACATTCGCCGTGGTTGCAGTGCCGACCCTGGCCGCGGTGTTGCTGGTCGACAGCTACGACACCAAAGCCATGGTTGCATTGCTTGGCCCGGTGCTGTTGTGCGCGATCGGCACGGGACTGCGATCGTGGCGACGCGAGCCTGGTGCCTTGGCGTATTTCGTCTCGCTGGTCGCGTTCGCGTTGCTGAGTTTCTTCTTCGGCGGATGGTTCCTGGATGCCTTGTTTTTCTACTTCGTCGCGGCCCTGCTGCTGTTCCTGTTCGCCCAGCAGGCGTCGGTGCTTGCCCGCGAGCAGCAGTTGCGGATCGCCCTGTCGAGTCGCGCGCAACAACTCCAGGCCGCGCTCGACCAGGCCCAGGCGCGGAGCCAGCCGCCGGCGCAACCGCAGAAAATCAGGATCATCGACACCGGCAAGATCGAACTCGTGCCGGTCGACCAGGTCACCCACTGCAACGGGGCTGGCGATTACGTGGAACTCAATTTCGCCGATGGCGGCAAGCGCCTGCACAGCGGCAGCTTGAACGAACTGGAAGCCGAGCTGCCGCCGGCCTTCATCCGCGTGCATCGCTCGCATATCGTCAATACCGCCTTCGTCGAATCGCTCCAACGCGATCCGTCCGGGGTCGGTCGCCTTCGCATCACGACCGGGGAATCCGTTCCGGTGAGTCGCCGGATCATGCCGGCGGTGCGGCGGGCGATCGGCTCCGCCGAAGCTTCAGCGGGCTAG
- a CDS encoding aldo/keto reductase — protein sequence MKTRTLGNSGLAVSEIGLGCMGLSHGYGPPTDRAGAIALIRSAVEQGVTLFDTAEIYGPFTNEDVVGEALAPLRERVVIATKFGFDTTRTDALDQLNSRPDHIRAVAEASLKRLRTDVIDLFYQHRVDPQVPIEDVAGTVRDLIAEGKVRHFGLSEAGAATIRRAHAVQPVAALQSEYSLWWREPEQEILPTLEELGIGFVPFSPLGRGFLTGAITEDTTFDSSDFRMKVPRFAAEARKANQALVDRLGVIAERRGATRAQIAIAWLLARKPWIVPIPGTTKHHRLRENLGAADVALDANDLDQIAQALADIEIVGARYPDELQRRVGR from the coding sequence ATGAAAACCCGCACCCTTGGCAACAGCGGCCTGGCCGTCTCGGAGATCGGTCTCGGCTGCATGGGCCTGAGCCATGGCTACGGGCCGCCGACGGACCGAGCAGGGGCAATCGCATTGATCCGTTCGGCGGTCGAACAGGGCGTGACCTTGTTCGACACGGCGGAGATCTACGGGCCGTTCACCAACGAAGACGTGGTGGGCGAGGCGTTGGCACCGCTGCGCGAGCGCGTGGTGATCGCCACCAAGTTCGGCTTCGACACCACCCGCACGGATGCCCTCGACCAGCTCAACAGCCGGCCGGACCACATCCGTGCCGTCGCCGAAGCCTCGCTCAAGCGCCTGCGTACCGACGTGATCGACCTGTTCTACCAGCACCGGGTCGATCCGCAGGTGCCGATCGAGGATGTCGCCGGCACCGTCCGTGACCTCATCGCCGAAGGCAAGGTTCGCCACTTCGGCCTGTCCGAAGCCGGTGCCGCCACGATCCGGCGCGCGCATGCCGTGCAGCCTGTCGCCGCATTGCAGAGCGAGTACTCGCTGTGGTGGCGCGAACCCGAGCAGGAAATCCTGCCGACCCTCGAAGAACTCGGCATCGGCTTCGTGCCGTTCAGTCCACTTGGTCGCGGATTCCTGACCGGCGCGATCACCGAGGACACGACCTTCGACAGCAGCGACTTCCGCATGAAGGTCCCGCGCTTCGCCGCGGAAGCCCGGAAAGCGAACCAGGCGCTGGTGGATCGGCTGGGCGTCATCGCCGAACGCAGGGGTGCGACGCGCGCGCAGATCGCGATCGCGTGGTTGCTGGCGCGCAAGCCATGGATCGTGCCGATTCCGGGCACCACCAAGCACCATCGCTTGCGGGAAAACCTGGGTGCCGCGGACGTTGCGCTCGACGCGAATGATCTCGACCAGATCGCGCAGGCGCTGGCCGATATCGAGATCGTGGGCGCCCGTTACCCCGATGAACTCCAGCGGCGCGTGGGTCGCTAG
- a CDS encoding aldo/keto reductase — translation MQTVTLNNGVQMPLLGFGVYQMSDAECEASLLEALRVGYRLIDTAAIYGNEAAVGRALNASGVPREELFITTKLWIDDATYEGTQRAVAASLERLQLDYLDLYLIHQPYHDVHGAWRAMEALNDAGTLRAIGVSNFQPDRLMDLLVHHRVAPAVNQVETHPFCQQVEAGKLMLERGVRHESWAPFAEGRSDLFRNEVLVGIARHHGKSVAQVVLRWLTQRGIVVIPKSVKPERIAENFDVFGFELDAAEMDAIRQLDTGRSLFFDHRDPAMVEFLSVRRREAGAPAASQS, via the coding sequence ATGCAGACCGTCACCCTCAACAACGGCGTGCAGATGCCACTGCTCGGCTTCGGCGTCTACCAGATGAGTGATGCCGAGTGCGAGGCAAGCCTGCTGGAAGCCCTGCGGGTCGGCTATCGGCTGATCGACACCGCCGCCATCTACGGCAACGAAGCGGCCGTGGGGCGCGCATTGAATGCGAGTGGCGTCCCGCGCGAGGAGTTGTTCATCACCACCAAGCTGTGGATCGACGACGCCACCTACGAAGGCACGCAGCGTGCGGTGGCGGCATCGCTCGAGCGCCTGCAGCTCGATTACCTCGACCTGTACCTGATCCACCAGCCCTACCACGACGTCCATGGCGCTTGGCGCGCGATGGAAGCGCTCAACGACGCCGGCACCCTGCGTGCGATCGGGGTCAGCAATTTCCAGCCGGATCGCTTGATGGACTTGCTGGTGCATCACCGGGTAGCGCCGGCGGTGAACCAGGTCGAAACCCATCCGTTCTGCCAGCAGGTCGAGGCGGGCAAGCTGATGTTGGAGCGCGGCGTCCGCCATGAGTCGTGGGCGCCGTTCGCGGAGGGGCGCAGTGACTTGTTCCGCAACGAGGTGCTGGTCGGCATCGCGCGGCACCACGGCAAGAGCGTCGCGCAGGTGGTCCTGCGCTGGCTCACCCAGCGCGGCATCGTGGTGATCCCGAAGTCGGTCAAGCCGGAGCGCATCGCGGAGAACTTCGACGTGTTCGGGTTCGAACTGGATGCCGCCGAGATGGACGCGATCCGCCAGCTCGATACCGGCCGCAGCCTGTTCTTCGATCACCGCGACCCCGCGATGGTCGAGTTCCTCAGCGTTCGCCGCCGGGAAGCAGGCGCGCCTGCTGCCAGTCAATCTTGA